The following nucleotide sequence is from Zingiber officinale cultivar Zhangliang chromosome 10A, Zo_v1.1, whole genome shotgun sequence.
aaatgttgaatacAACTAAACAACCGGCACCTAGAATAAGTTGCTGCATGTCTCCAATTAGCCTAACGTTTGGATCTAATCAGAGAGATAACAAAGGAAAGAAGAATAAACAAATGAAAAGTGATGGACACTAATAGGAAAGCATAATTCTTTTCAGATATGATGCATCATACATTTATGAAGAGTGTTTGCACTATTCTTTAAACAAAAACACTATTCTTGAAGCTATGAGGATACTCAAGTCATTTTTTGCTTTGTGATGGTAAAGCTCACTATATTACTTGTTTGGATTAGTTTTGGTAAACTACAACTGGAGAATTCAGATAATGATAGAAGGAATAAATGCGATGGCAGAAAAAGAACTATAGGCAGGAATTTTGATTGCGGAAGATAGCACGTGATAAATAGGCAACCTGTAAAACCTGATGTCAAAACCTCACACGAATGCTGCACTTGCTCGATGCATGGAGAAAATGAGCACAATACTCCATCTTGCTTCAACATTTTCCGAACAGATGGCAACGCTAACCAAGGTTGGGGAAGATCCAAAAATACTGAATCTGCAGCTCCACAGAATTCTTCAGGAAATCCTTCCCCTTGAATGTCACGAACTGAGACGGTAACCAAGCTGCTCAATCCGTTCCTTTCAAAGTCTTCTCTGAGGAAAAAGAGCAGAATTATTAAGTCATATAGTTCATTGGGATGCTGAGAAAATATATTGAATACATAAGAGTTGGAAAATATTAGCATCATTAAACATGAAAAACCATTTTTTATATAGCAAACAAATCTTCAACAGAATGAAATAAAAGACCATTTTTTCATTAAAAGCACTTTACATTTTCATATCTATAGAGTTTCATTCAACCCCACATTATCTCTATAGAATTGCTTTGAAATGCTTCCTATATAAGAAAAGTATGGAACATTAAACCCCACATTACCCCATTGTTATCCATACTTGATCACTCTAACAGCTACACCTTGTCCCATGATTCACCACTTTGATTTTGGAGGCAATATTGTTAATGGACTTTAGATCCACATTTGGAACCATGGCGAGAACCAACATGGCAACATCGTTCTCCCAACTATTCTTCTACATGTATCTGACCTATTCCCTCATCTCTCCTACTAGTGAGATCTCTTGAAGGGTAAATATATGCCCCCACGGACATAGCCGAGTTGGTATTTAGGTAATAGATTGCCACATGAGAGCAAGGATCGAATCCCCTAGGAACaatcttatggaataaaatctcTCCTACCTAGAGAGGTCGATTTACTCCCTTCATCTCGCTGTGGAGCTGGCGGTGAGGGGCGCTTGGAGTGAGCAAGTCACCTTGAAGTGCAAGTATGCACAATATGACAATTTTCAATTACAGAAGAAAAAATTGACCCAATTGGAATGGAGTAAATAAATGGAGTAAGCTTTCTAAAATCTGAAAACATAAAACACAATAAGGTACTCCAGAAACATCCTTTTTATTACAATAGTGACACTCCAGCGGCATCATTTGAAGGGCAAGTCCGAGGGCAAAGTGAAACATCTGCCCAATAAGCTTTAGCACTAAATCACGTGTACAACGCAATGTAAGATAGCTTACCTTGCCAAGGTGGCTCTTTGTGCGTGAAAGTCAAATGTGTAAACGTGACCAGAAGGTGCCACGGCTCTAGCAAGAGAGGTAGTCAGAGATCCACTTCCAGTGCCAGACTCGAGCACAAGGCAACCTGGCACAACCTCAAGGTAGGAGATGACAAAGCTGATGTCCGCAAGGTACAAAATCTGTGTCCTGTGGCTCAGAACTAAGGTCCATAGCTCGGGCGTGGGTGCCAGCAGATAGATGAATCCACCCTTGTTGCTCAACACTTTGGAGCCAAAAGGTTGCCCGATCCAGTCCgaaagcttgaacaccccaaaccTGTTCTGGAAGTCCAACCCCTTCTGCACTTTCACGGCCTTTATCCTGTCATGCCTTTCGTACACGATAACCAAATCTCCGTCACAAATGCAGCGCTGCAAGGAGCTCCTCTTCGAAGGATCAAGGGACAACATGGCCACTACGGTGCAGAGGAGAGATTGAAAATTACGATTTTGGCGCTCACTAGGTTTAGAAGAATAGCACTGATACTACAATAACTGGATCTAACACAAAATGGATCAGAAATGCGGTAGGGAACGAGGAGGACGAAGGGGATGAATAGGGAGGAGAAGGCGGTTGGCCGCCGGATAAATTGGTTTCCGCAGGAGGAAGAGACGAACGAGATGAATGAAATATGCAGGAGGGAAAGATTGAGAGGAGCTCGCCGCACTCAGGCCTGCAGCACTCGCCGCACCGAGAGGAGGTTTAGGAAGAGGAGATCTCGGCCTCACCAGCACTGTGGAGTGGAAGCGTTTGCTAGGATCgtgcaaaaaaaaacacaaaaaacaGGCGGCCGGCTGGAGCTAGGGTTTACttacacaatcataaaataattatattaggTTTTTATGCTAATGATatcaatttctttttttttttttttttttttttttttttttttaaagatgtcCATAAAAAATTCAACTGGTTACAACCGagtagataattttaaaaaaaatccatcacatgtcataattttaaaattaccaaacatcggcactaggggggccgctaaggtagcggatctatctTTTTTAAAATTACCAAACACACTTCCTATTTCATCCCAGTTCAAATCAATTCAACTGAAAAATAAATCAATTGAATCTATTTCATTCTGTTTAAAAAATTCATCAATCAATTTCGATTAAAATCAACTGATGAACCTATACGAAATAAATTCCTATATTTCATCTAGTTCTtttgattataaaaatactatcaaacatcaatttgacccaatatattaaaaGCAATGATTTTTGAACAtaaattagttttttaaataCATTCGTATTCAAAAAACACTACTTCCAATATATTACATCGaattaatatttgataatatttttacaattaAGAGAACTAAacgaacacatagaaattgatttcatgtcatttcaaGGTCTTTAGGTCCATCAGCCAATTTCAATCGAAATCGACTGATGGACTTAGAAGAACCTAAATAAAATCAATGTAGGTTCATTCAaccaaaatcggttgatggacctagagagcttggaatgaAGTGAAACTGGATCCTATGAGTTCttctagttcttatgattatatcgATTTTCTCAAATATTactttgacccaatatattgagagcagtaattttttaatacaaattaattttttaaatatattcatatttaaaaaatcactgctcttaatatatttgatcaaattgatgtttgataatatttttataatcaggagaactagacgaacacataggaactggtttcatgtcATTTTGAGGTCTCTAAACCCATCAGTTAGTTTCGACCAAAATCGGCTAATGGACATAGAGAcctcgaaatgatatgaaactagttcctatgtgttcatctagtttTTCTAATTATAAAACTgctatcaaacatcaatttgactgaatatattgagagcaataattttttaaatataaattaattttttgaatacattcgtatttaaaaaaatcattgctctcaatatattttgtcaaattaatatttgatagtattttcaCAATCAGGAGAATTAGACTAACACATAGGaactgatttcatatcatttcgaGGTCTCTAGCTCCATTAGCCGATTTTAGCTGAAACTGactaatgaattttttttttcaaacacaaagaaagaaatcaattCAACTGGAAAATTTTTCCAATCGAATTGATTTGAGGATGAGGGTAAAATGAG
It contains:
- the LOC122028091 gene encoding tRNA (adenine(58)-N(1))-methyltransferase catalytic subunit TRMT61A-like, coding for MLSLDPSKRSSLQRCICDGDLVIVYERHDRIKAVKVQKGLDFQNRFGVFKLSDWIGQPFGSKVLSNKGGFIYLLAPTPELWTLVLSHRTQILYLADISFVISYLEVVPGCLVLESGTGSGSLTTSLARAVAPSGHVYTFDFHAQRATLAREDFERNGLSSLVTVSVRDIQGEGFPEEFCGAADSVFLDLPQPWLALPSVRKMLKQDGVLCSFSPCIEQVQHSCEVLTSGFTDIRTFEVLLRTYEIREERMTTSEADHESPVGPMRKKRHCTPHDVDDSQGERTATTVTARPCQESRGHTGYLTFARLACS